One Hemibagrus wyckioides isolate EC202008001 linkage group LG07, SWU_Hwy_1.0, whole genome shotgun sequence DNA segment encodes these proteins:
- the zgc:92664 gene encoding chromatin complexes subunit BAP18 isoform X1: MTSASTKVGEIFSAAGAAFTKLGELTMQLHPVADSSPAGAKWTDTEIEMLRSAVRRFGDDLNALSSVIKKRTVAQIKTTVKRKLYEDSGVPLSSDSPKKSTKKVPVATAPPPPPTIIAVPTSQVVVSAGLQGPSTGSASIKKPKTADVTLSALNDSDVNSDLVDIEGLGDSSATKKLNFDQESLNLDSSLIMNSSDLPLLSR; encoded by the exons ATGACCTCGGCATCAACAAAG GTTGGTGAGATCTTCTCTGCAGCAGGAGCTGCTTTTACCAAACTAGGAGAGCTCACCATGCAGCTGCACCCGGTGGCGGACTCGAGTCCAGCAGG AGCTAAATGGACGGACACAGAGATTGAGATGCTCCGGTCAGCTGTTAGGCGTTTTGGTGACGACTTGAACGCACTCAGCTCGGTCATCAAGAAGCGCACAGT GGCACAAATCAAGACCACAGTCAAGCGGAAACTTTATGAAGACAGCGGAGTTCCTTTGTCTTCTGACTCCCCAAAGAAAAGTACCAAGAAGGTCCCAGTCGCCACAGCTCCCCCTCCACCACCCACAATCATAGCTGTACCAACATCTCAGGTTGTAGTGTCGGCAGGCTTACAGGGTCCTTCTACAGGCTCTGCTAGCATCAAGAAGCCAAAAACTGCAG ATGTTACTCTCAGTGCTTTGAATGATTCAGATGTAAACAGCGATCTGGTAGACATCGAGGGACTCGGTGACAGCTCTGCAACAAAGAAGCTCAACTTTGATCAAG AAAGTCTGAACCTTGACTCAAGTCTCATCATGAACTCCAGTGACCTGCCCCTCCTGTCCCGCTGA
- the zgc:92664 gene encoding chromatin complexes subunit BAP18 isoform X2 yields MTSASTKVGEIFSAAGAAFTKLGELTMQLHPVADSSPAGAQIKTTVKRKLYEDSGVPLSSDSPKKSTKKVPVATAPPPPPTIIAVPTSQVVVSAGLQGPSTGSASIKKPKTADVTLSALNDSDVNSDLVDIEGLGDSSATKKLNFDQESLNLDSSLIMNSSDLPLLSR; encoded by the exons ATGACCTCGGCATCAACAAAG GTTGGTGAGATCTTCTCTGCAGCAGGAGCTGCTTTTACCAAACTAGGAGAGCTCACCATGCAGCTGCACCCGGTGGCGGACTCGAGTCCAGCAGG GGCACAAATCAAGACCACAGTCAAGCGGAAACTTTATGAAGACAGCGGAGTTCCTTTGTCTTCTGACTCCCCAAAGAAAAGTACCAAGAAGGTCCCAGTCGCCACAGCTCCCCCTCCACCACCCACAATCATAGCTGTACCAACATCTCAGGTTGTAGTGTCGGCAGGCTTACAGGGTCCTTCTACAGGCTCTGCTAGCATCAAGAAGCCAAAAACTGCAG ATGTTACTCTCAGTGCTTTGAATGATTCAGATGTAAACAGCGATCTGGTAGACATCGAGGGACTCGGTGACAGCTCTGCAACAAAGAAGCTCAACTTTGATCAAG AAAGTCTGAACCTTGACTCAAGTCTCATCATGAACTCCAGTGACCTGCCCCTCCTGTCCCGCTGA